One window of the Hoplias malabaricus isolate fHopMal1 chromosome Y, fHopMal1.hap1, whole genome shotgun sequence genome contains the following:
- the LOC136678607 gene encoding transferrin receptor protein 1-like isoform X1, translating into MDNSSQIELVLSSELDEEGGVTHHFHRLHSSRYNPRSLRNICFMTTAVVFLFGFGFLVGYLAHPKTDRVTPSGTISSDDDDDGDKRATVQKELVLDWSNLTALLKASLTTSSIENTLSQFSNESHEAGSPGDEELGKKLVAKFRDYNMNPWTDEHFIKVPERPPTGSNRVTFRGAEFKESGYLAYSETGAVNGSVLYGYYGREEDFKTLKGLNINLKGRIVLLRAGIISFAEKVANAASVDVSAVLIYPDPADYTFDEGTDLFGHVHLGCGDPYTPAFPSFNNTQFPPAKSSGLPAIPAQTIRASTAAAIMKGMGGRDPPRGWGDGGLRGVTYKLGNESDLVTVEVNNVLTEKKIHNVFGVIRGFEDPDHYVVIGAQRDAWGPGYAKSTVGTSLLLELARAISEVVSKGGFKPRRSIVFVSWSAGEYGAVGATEWLESYRSSLSMRAFSYINLDGVVTGTTFKASASPLMYDLIQSTLKEVSSPTDSSRSLYSQAAESNWEAAVIEPMKFSDAAYPFLAFSGIPSVSLRFSADKQYPYFGTVSDTRANLDSKTSRNLPALIKTAGEVAGQMALRLVHDHLLRLNVEKYTTVIRSTVALINRDVTGLKSAGRIPNTFSTEWLMSALGSYSRAANQLTTSIRNSDLTNSEQCRIINDRIMGVERDFLSFYACPRESPFRHIVLGSGSHTLEGLRSHIAAIKAGSSSTDTDLLRNQLALASWTIHSCANALAGNVWDVGIEI; encoded by the exons ATGGACAACAGCAGTCAGATAGAACTGGTGCTGTCCAGTGAGTTGGATGAAGAGGGGGGAGTGACCCATCACTTCCATCGGTTACACAGCAGCAGATATAACCCCCGCTCTCTCAGGAACATCTGCTTTATGACCACAGCCGTTGTGTTCCTCTTTGGATTTG GATTCCTGGTGGGATATCTTGCTCATccaaagacagacagagtcaCTCCTAGTGGCACCATATcttctgatgatgatgatgatggtgacaAACGAGCCACGGTTCAGAAAGAATTAGTCTTGGACTGGAGCAACCTTACAGCCTTATTAAAGGCCTCACTGACCACCAGCAGCATTGAAAACACACTCAG TCAGTTCTCCAATGAGAGTCATGAAGCAGGATCTCCAGGAGACGAGGAACTGGGGAAAAAACTGGTGGCAAAATTCAGGGATTACAACATGAACCCATGGACGGACGAGCACTTCATTAAAGTCCCAGAACGGCCTCCCACTGGATCCAACAGGGTGACCTTCCGCGGTGCAGAGTTTAAGGAGTCGGGCTATTTGGCCTACAGCGAAACAGGAGCAGTCAAT gGGTCAGTTCTGTATGGATATTATGGACGAGAGGAGGACTTCAAAACACTAAAAGGCTTAAATATTAACCTCAAAGGAAGGATTGTTTTACTCAGAGCTGGAATCATTAGTTTTGCTGAAAAG GTTGCTAACGCAGCCAGCGTGGACGTGAGTGCTGTTCTGATTTACCCTGATCCTGCCGACTACACTTTTGATGAAGGAACTGATCTGTTTGGTCAC gtCCATCTTGGCTGTGGCGACCCGTACACTCCAGCGTTCCCCTCCTTCAATAACACTCAGTTTCCTCCAGCAAAGTCCTCCGGCCTTCCCGCCATTCCAGCCCAGACCATCAGAGCTAGCACAGCTGCAGCGATCATGAA GGGAATGGGAGGTCGAGACCCTCCTCGTGGTTGGGGTGATGGTGGTCTCCGAGGTGTGACGTATAAACTCGGTAATGAGAGCGATCTGGTCACTGTGGAGGTCAACAACGTCCTCACGGAGAAGAAGATCCACAACGTGTTTGGAGTCATCAGAGGTTTTGAGGATCCAG ACCATTATGTGGTGATTGGAGCTCAGAGGGATGCCTGGGGTCCTGGATACGCAAAGTCTACAGTAGGCACCAGTTTACTGCTGGAGTTGGCCAGGGCCATTAGTGAAGTGGTCAGCAAAG GTGGGTTCAAGCCGAGGAGGAGTATAGTGTTTGTTAGTTGGAGCGCTGGAGAATATGGAGCTGTGGGCGCCACCGAGTGGCTGGAG aGCTATCGGTCTTCTCTGAGCATGAGAGCTTTCTCCTACATTAATCTGGATGGAGTCGTTACAG GTACCACTTTTAAAGCGAGTGCAAGCCCCCTCATGTACGACTTAATCCAGAGCACCCTGAAAGAG GTTTCTTCACCCACTGACTCCAGTAGGAGTTTGTATTCTCAGGCGGCTGAAAGCAACTGGGAAGCAGCTGT GATTGAGCCGATGAAATTTTCCGACGCTGCGTATCCGTTCCTGGCTTTCTCTGGCATCCCTTCAGTCTCATTGCGCTTTTCTGCA GATAAACAGTACCCATACTTTGGCACCGTGTCAGACACCCGGGCAAATCTGGACAGTAAAACATCCCGGAACCTACCCGCCCTGATAAAGACCGCGGGAGAGGTCGCGGGACAGATGGCTCTTCGCCTGGTTCACGATCACCTGCTCAGGCTGAATGTGGAGAAATACACCACCGTCATTCGCTCCACTGTGGCTCTGATCAACAGAGACGTCACCGGTCTGAAATCG GCTGGGAGAATTCCAAACACCTTTTCCACAGAGTGGTTGATGTCAGCTTTGGGCTCATACAGTCGAGCTGCCAATCAACTCACCACCAGCATCAGAAACAGTGACCTGACCAACTCTGAGCAGTGTCGCATCATCAATGACCGCATCATGGGG GTGGAGAgagattttctttcattttatgcCTGTCCAAGGGAAAGTCCATTCAGACACATTGTGCTGGGCTCTGGTTCTCACACTCTGGAAGGTTTGCGGAGTCACATAGCTGCGATAAAGGCGGGTTCATCCAGCACAGACACTGATCTGCTGAGGAACCAGTTAGCTCTGGCCTCCTGGACCATCCACAGCTGTGCCAATGCACTGGCCGGCAACGTGTGGGACGTGGGCATTGAGATTTAA
- the LOC136678607 gene encoding transferrin receptor protein 1-like isoform X2 produces the protein MNPWTDEHFIKVPERPPTGSNRVTFRGAEFKESGYLAYSETGAVNGSVLYGYYGREEDFKTLKGLNINLKGRIVLLRAGIISFAEKVANAASVDVSAVLIYPDPADYTFDEGTDLFGHVHLGCGDPYTPAFPSFNNTQFPPAKSSGLPAIPAQTIRASTAAAIMKGMGGRDPPRGWGDGGLRGVTYKLGNESDLVTVEVNNVLTEKKIHNVFGVIRGFEDPDHYVVIGAQRDAWGPGYAKSTVGTSLLLELARAISEVVSKGGFKPRRSIVFVSWSAGEYGAVGATEWLESYRSSLSMRAFSYINLDGVVTGTTFKASASPLMYDLIQSTLKEVSSPTDSSRSLYSQAAESNWEAAVIEPMKFSDAAYPFLAFSGIPSVSLRFSADKQYPYFGTVSDTRANLDSKTSRNLPALIKTAGEVAGQMALRLVHDHLLRLNVEKYTTVIRSTVALINRDVTGLKSAGRIPNTFSTEWLMSALGSYSRAANQLTTSIRNSDLTNSEQCRIINDRIMGVERDFLSFYACPRESPFRHIVLGSGSHTLEGLRSHIAAIKAGSSSTDTDLLRNQLALASWTIHSCANALAGNVWDVGIEI, from the exons ATGAACCCATGGACGGACGAGCACTTCATTAAAGTCCCAGAACGGCCTCCCACTGGATCCAACAGGGTGACCTTCCGCGGTGCAGAGTTTAAGGAGTCGGGCTATTTGGCCTACAGCGAAACAGGAGCAGTCAAT gGGTCAGTTCTGTATGGATATTATGGACGAGAGGAGGACTTCAAAACACTAAAAGGCTTAAATATTAACCTCAAAGGAAGGATTGTTTTACTCAGAGCTGGAATCATTAGTTTTGCTGAAAAG GTTGCTAACGCAGCCAGCGTGGACGTGAGTGCTGTTCTGATTTACCCTGATCCTGCCGACTACACTTTTGATGAAGGAACTGATCTGTTTGGTCAC gtCCATCTTGGCTGTGGCGACCCGTACACTCCAGCGTTCCCCTCCTTCAATAACACTCAGTTTCCTCCAGCAAAGTCCTCCGGCCTTCCCGCCATTCCAGCCCAGACCATCAGAGCTAGCACAGCTGCAGCGATCATGAA GGGAATGGGAGGTCGAGACCCTCCTCGTGGTTGGGGTGATGGTGGTCTCCGAGGTGTGACGTATAAACTCGGTAATGAGAGCGATCTGGTCACTGTGGAGGTCAACAACGTCCTCACGGAGAAGAAGATCCACAACGTGTTTGGAGTCATCAGAGGTTTTGAGGATCCAG ACCATTATGTGGTGATTGGAGCTCAGAGGGATGCCTGGGGTCCTGGATACGCAAAGTCTACAGTAGGCACCAGTTTACTGCTGGAGTTGGCCAGGGCCATTAGTGAAGTGGTCAGCAAAG GTGGGTTCAAGCCGAGGAGGAGTATAGTGTTTGTTAGTTGGAGCGCTGGAGAATATGGAGCTGTGGGCGCCACCGAGTGGCTGGAG aGCTATCGGTCTTCTCTGAGCATGAGAGCTTTCTCCTACATTAATCTGGATGGAGTCGTTACAG GTACCACTTTTAAAGCGAGTGCAAGCCCCCTCATGTACGACTTAATCCAGAGCACCCTGAAAGAG GTTTCTTCACCCACTGACTCCAGTAGGAGTTTGTATTCTCAGGCGGCTGAAAGCAACTGGGAAGCAGCTGT GATTGAGCCGATGAAATTTTCCGACGCTGCGTATCCGTTCCTGGCTTTCTCTGGCATCCCTTCAGTCTCATTGCGCTTTTCTGCA GATAAACAGTACCCATACTTTGGCACCGTGTCAGACACCCGGGCAAATCTGGACAGTAAAACATCCCGGAACCTACCCGCCCTGATAAAGACCGCGGGAGAGGTCGCGGGACAGATGGCTCTTCGCCTGGTTCACGATCACCTGCTCAGGCTGAATGTGGAGAAATACACCACCGTCATTCGCTCCACTGTGGCTCTGATCAACAGAGACGTCACCGGTCTGAAATCG GCTGGGAGAATTCCAAACACCTTTTCCACAGAGTGGTTGATGTCAGCTTTGGGCTCATACAGTCGAGCTGCCAATCAACTCACCACCAGCATCAGAAACAGTGACCTGACCAACTCTGAGCAGTGTCGCATCATCAATGACCGCATCATGGGG GTGGAGAgagattttctttcattttatgcCTGTCCAAGGGAAAGTCCATTCAGACACATTGTGCTGGGCTCTGGTTCTCACACTCTGGAAGGTTTGCGGAGTCACATAGCTGCGATAAAGGCGGGTTCATCCAGCACAGACACTGATCTGCTGAGGAACCAGTTAGCTCTGGCCTCCTGGACCATCCACAGCTGTGCCAATGCACTGGCCGGCAACGTGTGGGACGTGGGCATTGAGATTTAA